Proteins encoded together in one Impatiens glandulifera chromosome 1, dImpGla2.1, whole genome shotgun sequence window:
- the LOC124919516 gene encoding uncharacterized protein LOC124919516, which translates to MAVTFSHRRWYPAPLPSNPSMCSPFLGNTSFSYGKFQFKRSFCYSIISYRRAPTQALFWWPKKAEQPELDLSLGHFQLTGSGSGSEGAPENLKKPEISVSVVTSISEVSAKDWDACNLDSTGPERFNPFLSHGFLSSLEESGSAVKETGWMPVHIIAQDECQNIVGVVPLYLKSHSYGEYVFDHSWADAYYSYGARYYPKLQCCVPFTPVTGQRILLRDTLYKDQVFDILVSSMMALTAKLQASSLHVTFPSEGESQKMKDKGFLQRIGMQYHWENRNYKNFDEFLMDMKQSKRKNIRQERKKIPVQNLTMKRLRGDEIKAKHWDTFYEFYRNTTDNKWGRAYLTRDFFEKMGSKLGDNVLLVIAEEGDDGRIVAGALNIIGGDTLYGRLWGCVPDAYYPSLHFEACYYQAIEAAIELKLKKVEAGAQGEHKIQRGYMPVPTYSNHYIVDKDFRAVIQDFVIREATQVNLVMKLIHDSGPLKDGCT; encoded by the exons ATGGCAGTTACGTTTAGCCATCGCCGTTGGTATCCGGCGCCGCTTCCTTCAAACCCTAGCATGTGTTCACCATTTCTTGGCAACACCTCATTCAGTTAT ggaaaatttcaatttaaaaggAGTTTCTGCTATTCAATCATATCATATAGAAGGGCCCCAACTCAGGCACTCTTTTGGTGGCCTAAGAAGGCTGAGCAACCTGAATTAGATCTCTCACTTGGACATTTCCAATTGACAGGGTCAGGCTCAGGCTCAGAG GGAGCTCCTGAAAATTTGAAGAAACCCGAAATATCGGTTTCAGTGGTTACATCAATCTCCGAAGTTTCTGCTAAGGATTGGGATGCCTGTAATCTAGACTCCACTGGTCCTGAAAGGTTCAACCCCTTCCTTAGCCATGGTTTTCTTTCTAGCTTAGAGGAGTCAGGCAGTGCAGTAAAG GAAACAGGATGGATGCCAGTACACATTATTGCCCAAGATGAGTGTCAAAATATTGTAGGTGTTGTTCCACTCTATCTGAAAAG CCATTCATATGGTGAATATGTTTTTGATCATTCTTGGGCAGATGCATACTACAGTTATGGTGCCAGATATTATCCAAAACTTCAATGCTGTGTCCCCTTCACTCCAGTAACTGGTCAAAGAATCCTACTGCGAGACACTTTATATAAGGATCAAGTATTTGACATTTTAGTCTCATCAATGATGGCTCTGACAGCAAAG ttgcaggcttccTCATTACATGTTACCTTTCCATCTGAAGGTGAATCGCAAAAAATGAAGGATAAAGGTTTTCTGCAGAGGATAGGGATGCAATACCACTGGGAAAACCGAAACTATAAGAA TTTTGATGAGTTTTTGATGGATATGAAGCAAAGCAAGAGAAAGAATATTCGCCAAGAGCGCAAGAAG attCCTGTTCAGAATTTGACCATGAAACGCCTAAGAGGAGATGAGATAAAG GCTAAGCACTGGGATACATTTTATGAATTCTACAGGAACACCACTGATAACAA GTGGGGCAGAGCATATCTGACAAGAGACTTTTTCGAGAAGATGGGTTCAAAATTGGGAGATAATGTACTACTTGTGATTGCTGAAGAAGGAGACGATGGGAGGATTGTGGCTGGAGCATTGAATATAATTGGAGGAGATACTCTATATGGGCGTCTATGGGGATGTGTTCCTGATGCATATTACCCAAGTTTGCATTTTGAAGCATGTTATTACCAG GCAATAGAAGCAGCAATAGAACTAAAACTAAAAAAGGTAGAGGCAGGAGCCCAGGGGGAACATAAAATTCAGAGGGGTTATATGCCAGTCCCAACTTATAGCAATCATTACATTGTCGATAAAGATTTCAGAGCTGTTATACaagatttcgttattcgagaaGCAACTCAG GTGAATCTTGTGATGAAACTAATTCATGATTCTGGACCCTTAAAGGATGGTTGTACATAG